One Pristiophorus japonicus isolate sPriJap1 chromosome X, sPriJap1.hap1, whole genome shotgun sequence genomic region harbors:
- the suox gene encoding sulfite oxidase, mitochondrial isoform X2, with protein MLGTVMSFLRCIRAALGIWQIQSRVRIETSVVLPQVCSACGFVRWKNTAANCTRGVDYQSPNTRSRHMTVGVLAGTGAVLAYGLYRQQVQQAEPEGNAESARLTPSALGNEVQTSYPIYTRQDVTKHKTMADGIWVTYKSGVYDITNFVDLHPGGKKIMLAAGGAVEPFWAMYAIHNEEHVYQLLEEYKIGELNPEDQKQAILDVTDPYGNDPLRHPVLKVNSFKPFNAEPPLEILSENYLTPNEIFFKRNHLPVPEVDPRKFSLEIVGEGMKSIQLTLQDIKTKFPKHTVTATLQCAGNRRSEMNAVRQVKGLNWGMAAIGNATWSGVKLSDVLKYAGLPEDTDVKHVQFEGLDKDLSGSHYGASISIRKALAKDGDVLLAYEMNGEDLSRDHGFPLRVIVPGVVGARNVKWLSKIIISKEESKSHWQVNDYKGFSPSVDWDTVDFSTAPAIQELPIQSAITTPCNGDSLSSDDDEVTVKGYAWSGGGREVIRVDVSLDGGETWQVAKLTGEKQDEGRAWAWKLWELTVPLPKGQKNLEIICKAVDNNYNVQPDTVAPIWNLRGVLNNSWSRVKVTIKSPNRD; from the exons AGTGCGGATCGAGACCTCTGTAGTGCTCCCACAAGTCTGCTCAGCATGCGGCTTCGTACGATGGAAGAATACAGCTGCTAACTGTACCAGAGGTGTGGACTACCAGTCCCCTAACACACGATCGAGGCACATGACCGTGGGGGTTCTGGCGGGTACAGGCGCTGTCCTAGCTTACGGCTTATACAGACAGCAG GTGCAGCAAGCCGAGCCTGAAGGTAACGCCGAATCTGCCAGACTTACTCCGTCAGCGCTTGGCAATGAGGTTCAGACATCTTATCCAATTTACACCAGGCAGGATGTGACCAAGcataaaactatggcagatggaatatgggTCACCTACAAATCTGGTGTGTATGACATTACGAACTTTGTGGATCTGCATCCTGGGGGGAAAAAGATCATGCTTGCTGCTGGGGGTGCCGTTGAACCGTTTTGGGCAATGTATGCCATCCATAATGAGGAACATGTTTACCAGTTGCTGGAAGAGTATAAaattggagaactgaacccagaagACCAGAAGCAGGCGATCTTGGATGTGACCGATCCTTATGGGAATGATCCACTGAGGCACCCCGTTCTGAAAGTGAATAGTTTCAAGCCATTTAACGCAGAACCGCCATTAGAAATCCTGTCTGAAAATTACCTTACGCCAAATGAAATCTTCTTCAAACGAAACCACCTGCCCGTCCCAGAAGTTGATCCCAGAAAGTTTAGTTTGGAGATTGTGGGAGAAGGGATGAAGTCCATCCAACTAACCCTCCAAGACATCAAGACCAAGTTCCCAAAGCATACAGTAACTGCCACATTGCAGTGTGCAGGGAATCGACGCTCTGAAATGAATGCTGTGCGTCAGGTGAAGGGACTGAATTGGGGGATGGCAGCAATTGGTAATGCTACATGGAGCGGGGTTAAACTTTCCGACGTCCTTAAGTATGCGGGGCTCCCAGAGGACACGGATGTAAAGCATGTCCAGTTTGAGGGACTTGATAAGGATCTGTCCGGGTCGCACTATGGGGCCTCGATTTCTATTCGCAAGGCGTTGGCCAAAGATGGTGATGTGCTTCTTGCCTATGAAATGAATGGTGAAGATCTATCCAGGGATCATGGCTTTCCACTACGTGTCATTGTGCCAGGCGTGGTCGGAGCACGCAATGTGAAGTGGTTGAGCAAGATCATTATAAGTAAAGAGGAAAGCAAGAGCCATTGGCAGGTGAATGACTATAAAGGGTTTTCTCCCTCTGTAGACTGGGACACTGTTGATTTCAGCACTGCTCCAGCAATCCAAGAACTGCCCATCCAATCTGCCATCACAACACCTTGCAATggcgactctctctcctccgacgATGACGAGGTTACGGTGAAAGGCTATGCCTGGAGCGGAGGTGGCCGAGAAGTGATCCGAGTGGACGTCTCGCTGGATGGTGGGGAGACGTGGCAGGTGGCTAAGCTAACTGGGGAGAAGCAGGATGAGGGTCGGGCGTGGGCATGGAAACTGTGGGAGCTCACTGTTCCTCTGCCAAAGGGCCAGAAGAACCTGGAGATAATCTGCAAGGCTGTGGATAACAACTACAATGTGCAGCCAGATACCGTCGCGCCCATCTGGAATTTACGAGGGGTCCTCAATAATTCTTGGAGTCGGGTGAAAGTTACAATCAAATCTCCTAACCGTGATTAG
- the suox gene encoding sulfite oxidase, mitochondrial isoform X1, which produces MFQGALQPMDYFEVQQPICATNGTVMSFLRCIRAALGIWQIQSRVRIETSVVLPQVCSACGFVRWKNTAANCTRGVDYQSPNTRSRHMTVGVLAGTGAVLAYGLYRQQVQQAEPEGNAESARLTPSALGNEVQTSYPIYTRQDVTKHKTMADGIWVTYKSGVYDITNFVDLHPGGKKIMLAAGGAVEPFWAMYAIHNEEHVYQLLEEYKIGELNPEDQKQAILDVTDPYGNDPLRHPVLKVNSFKPFNAEPPLEILSENYLTPNEIFFKRNHLPVPEVDPRKFSLEIVGEGMKSIQLTLQDIKTKFPKHTVTATLQCAGNRRSEMNAVRQVKGLNWGMAAIGNATWSGVKLSDVLKYAGLPEDTDVKHVQFEGLDKDLSGSHYGASISIRKALAKDGDVLLAYEMNGEDLSRDHGFPLRVIVPGVVGARNVKWLSKIIISKEESKSHWQVNDYKGFSPSVDWDTVDFSTAPAIQELPIQSAITTPCNGDSLSSDDDEVTVKGYAWSGGGREVIRVDVSLDGGETWQVAKLTGEKQDEGRAWAWKLWELTVPLPKGQKNLEIICKAVDNNYNVQPDTVAPIWNLRGVLNNSWSRVKVTIKSPNRD; this is translated from the exons AGTGCGGATCGAGACCTCTGTAGTGCTCCCACAAGTCTGCTCAGCATGCGGCTTCGTACGATGGAAGAATACAGCTGCTAACTGTACCAGAGGTGTGGACTACCAGTCCCCTAACACACGATCGAGGCACATGACCGTGGGGGTTCTGGCGGGTACAGGCGCTGTCCTAGCTTACGGCTTATACAGACAGCAG GTGCAGCAAGCCGAGCCTGAAGGTAACGCCGAATCTGCCAGACTTACTCCGTCAGCGCTTGGCAATGAGGTTCAGACATCTTATCCAATTTACACCAGGCAGGATGTGACCAAGcataaaactatggcagatggaatatgggTCACCTACAAATCTGGTGTGTATGACATTACGAACTTTGTGGATCTGCATCCTGGGGGGAAAAAGATCATGCTTGCTGCTGGGGGTGCCGTTGAACCGTTTTGGGCAATGTATGCCATCCATAATGAGGAACATGTTTACCAGTTGCTGGAAGAGTATAAaattggagaactgaacccagaagACCAGAAGCAGGCGATCTTGGATGTGACCGATCCTTATGGGAATGATCCACTGAGGCACCCCGTTCTGAAAGTGAATAGTTTCAAGCCATTTAACGCAGAACCGCCATTAGAAATCCTGTCTGAAAATTACCTTACGCCAAATGAAATCTTCTTCAAACGAAACCACCTGCCCGTCCCAGAAGTTGATCCCAGAAAGTTTAGTTTGGAGATTGTGGGAGAAGGGATGAAGTCCATCCAACTAACCCTCCAAGACATCAAGACCAAGTTCCCAAAGCATACAGTAACTGCCACATTGCAGTGTGCAGGGAATCGACGCTCTGAAATGAATGCTGTGCGTCAGGTGAAGGGACTGAATTGGGGGATGGCAGCAATTGGTAATGCTACATGGAGCGGGGTTAAACTTTCCGACGTCCTTAAGTATGCGGGGCTCCCAGAGGACACGGATGTAAAGCATGTCCAGTTTGAGGGACTTGATAAGGATCTGTCCGGGTCGCACTATGGGGCCTCGATTTCTATTCGCAAGGCGTTGGCCAAAGATGGTGATGTGCTTCTTGCCTATGAAATGAATGGTGAAGATCTATCCAGGGATCATGGCTTTCCACTACGTGTCATTGTGCCAGGCGTGGTCGGAGCACGCAATGTGAAGTGGTTGAGCAAGATCATTATAAGTAAAGAGGAAAGCAAGAGCCATTGGCAGGTGAATGACTATAAAGGGTTTTCTCCCTCTGTAGACTGGGACACTGTTGATTTCAGCACTGCTCCAGCAATCCAAGAACTGCCCATCCAATCTGCCATCACAACACCTTGCAATggcgactctctctcctccgacgATGACGAGGTTACGGTGAAAGGCTATGCCTGGAGCGGAGGTGGCCGAGAAGTGATCCGAGTGGACGTCTCGCTGGATGGTGGGGAGACGTGGCAGGTGGCTAAGCTAACTGGGGAGAAGCAGGATGAGGGTCGGGCGTGGGCATGGAAACTGTGGGAGCTCACTGTTCCTCTGCCAAAGGGCCAGAAGAACCTGGAGATAATCTGCAAGGCTGTGGATAACAACTACAATGTGCAGCCAGATACCGTCGCGCCCATCTGGAATTTACGAGGGGTCCTCAATAATTCTTGGAGTCGGGTGAAAGTTACAATCAAATCTCCTAACCGTGATTAG
- the suox gene encoding sulfite oxidase, mitochondrial isoform X3, which translates to MSFLRCIRAALGIWQIQSRVRIETSVVLPQVCSACGFVRWKNTAANCTRGVDYQSPNTRSRHMTVGVLAGTGAVLAYGLYRQQVQQAEPEGNAESARLTPSALGNEVQTSYPIYTRQDVTKHKTMADGIWVTYKSGVYDITNFVDLHPGGKKIMLAAGGAVEPFWAMYAIHNEEHVYQLLEEYKIGELNPEDQKQAILDVTDPYGNDPLRHPVLKVNSFKPFNAEPPLEILSENYLTPNEIFFKRNHLPVPEVDPRKFSLEIVGEGMKSIQLTLQDIKTKFPKHTVTATLQCAGNRRSEMNAVRQVKGLNWGMAAIGNATWSGVKLSDVLKYAGLPEDTDVKHVQFEGLDKDLSGSHYGASISIRKALAKDGDVLLAYEMNGEDLSRDHGFPLRVIVPGVVGARNVKWLSKIIISKEESKSHWQVNDYKGFSPSVDWDTVDFSTAPAIQELPIQSAITTPCNGDSLSSDDDEVTVKGYAWSGGGREVIRVDVSLDGGETWQVAKLTGEKQDEGRAWAWKLWELTVPLPKGQKNLEIICKAVDNNYNVQPDTVAPIWNLRGVLNNSWSRVKVTIKSPNRD; encoded by the exons AGTGCGGATCGAGACCTCTGTAGTGCTCCCACAAGTCTGCTCAGCATGCGGCTTCGTACGATGGAAGAATACAGCTGCTAACTGTACCAGAGGTGTGGACTACCAGTCCCCTAACACACGATCGAGGCACATGACCGTGGGGGTTCTGGCGGGTACAGGCGCTGTCCTAGCTTACGGCTTATACAGACAGCAG GTGCAGCAAGCCGAGCCTGAAGGTAACGCCGAATCTGCCAGACTTACTCCGTCAGCGCTTGGCAATGAGGTTCAGACATCTTATCCAATTTACACCAGGCAGGATGTGACCAAGcataaaactatggcagatggaatatgggTCACCTACAAATCTGGTGTGTATGACATTACGAACTTTGTGGATCTGCATCCTGGGGGGAAAAAGATCATGCTTGCTGCTGGGGGTGCCGTTGAACCGTTTTGGGCAATGTATGCCATCCATAATGAGGAACATGTTTACCAGTTGCTGGAAGAGTATAAaattggagaactgaacccagaagACCAGAAGCAGGCGATCTTGGATGTGACCGATCCTTATGGGAATGATCCACTGAGGCACCCCGTTCTGAAAGTGAATAGTTTCAAGCCATTTAACGCAGAACCGCCATTAGAAATCCTGTCTGAAAATTACCTTACGCCAAATGAAATCTTCTTCAAACGAAACCACCTGCCCGTCCCAGAAGTTGATCCCAGAAAGTTTAGTTTGGAGATTGTGGGAGAAGGGATGAAGTCCATCCAACTAACCCTCCAAGACATCAAGACCAAGTTCCCAAAGCATACAGTAACTGCCACATTGCAGTGTGCAGGGAATCGACGCTCTGAAATGAATGCTGTGCGTCAGGTGAAGGGACTGAATTGGGGGATGGCAGCAATTGGTAATGCTACATGGAGCGGGGTTAAACTTTCCGACGTCCTTAAGTATGCGGGGCTCCCAGAGGACACGGATGTAAAGCATGTCCAGTTTGAGGGACTTGATAAGGATCTGTCCGGGTCGCACTATGGGGCCTCGATTTCTATTCGCAAGGCGTTGGCCAAAGATGGTGATGTGCTTCTTGCCTATGAAATGAATGGTGAAGATCTATCCAGGGATCATGGCTTTCCACTACGTGTCATTGTGCCAGGCGTGGTCGGAGCACGCAATGTGAAGTGGTTGAGCAAGATCATTATAAGTAAAGAGGAAAGCAAGAGCCATTGGCAGGTGAATGACTATAAAGGGTTTTCTCCCTCTGTAGACTGGGACACTGTTGATTTCAGCACTGCTCCAGCAATCCAAGAACTGCCCATCCAATCTGCCATCACAACACCTTGCAATggcgactctctctcctccgacgATGACGAGGTTACGGTGAAAGGCTATGCCTGGAGCGGAGGTGGCCGAGAAGTGATCCGAGTGGACGTCTCGCTGGATGGTGGGGAGACGTGGCAGGTGGCTAAGCTAACTGGGGAGAAGCAGGATGAGGGTCGGGCGTGGGCATGGAAACTGTGGGAGCTCACTGTTCCTCTGCCAAAGGGCCAGAAGAACCTGGAGATAATCTGCAAGGCTGTGGATAACAACTACAATGTGCAGCCAGATACCGTCGCGCCCATCTGGAATTTACGAGGGGTCCTCAATAATTCTTGGAGTCGGGTGAAAGTTACAATCAAATCTCCTAACCGTGATTAG